AAAAACATTAGATTGACCCTATGAGCATACCGATCAACGAATAGCGATCCACCTATTAGGCGTAATAGGAAAGCTCGAGCATGCCTCTGGATAGTAACATCATCAGCGTACTCTGGAATTTGGTCAAAGTTATCTCTCAACCAGGTGAGTGCAACAGTATTTCCCTTCATAACATCACGATCCGGGACCAACCCAAGCAAATCTTGACATAGTAATTGCCAAGGCTGTCCTGTAGTCCCAGTAACAGCATTGCCATCAATAGGCAATCCAGATATCAGACCCATATCTTGAAGTGTAACTGTAAACTCTCCATGGGGTAACATGAAAGTATGTGTTTCTGGTCTCCATCTCTCAACCAAAGCCGTTATGAGGTGGTGATCTAAATGGAAGAACCCTAATCGAACAGCTCCGTAAAATCCACTAGCACGGAGATAAGGGATAAGCCTGTCATCAATATCATAACCGCGTAATACAGTAGATGATCGTCGGCATGTGATTACACCGGCCTCTTGTGGATCATCCCACACGACTTGGGACCTATGAGATGCTTGGAGATATAGCAATGAAGTATCACGTGGTCCTGGGTTAATAAATAATCTACTGTCATTTGAGCTGTCCATTCCTGCAAAGGGTTATTACAACTGTCAATTCCTTATGTCAATAATTTGTATTGCTAGACATGAGGAtcacaaaacaaaaataaaagaataatatgAATTTACAAGGCAATTCGATGTTTAAGTACAAGTGATGAACTCCTAAACCTGACCTCTTAAACCCTAAAACCCAACCCGATTAAGTATTCCCTAAACCTAAATCCTAAACCTTaaatcataaatcataaacctTATCTAGTACACCCCATTCCATAATctttaaaccctaaacccttaaTTGGCATGATGATTGGCATGCTGATGCCTCACGAAAATCGAAGTGGATGACATTTTCTTGATGTAACATGCATAAAATGTCAACTGGATAAATATCAGAAACAATCAATGAATCACAACAAATTTcagattttttcataaaataggcatgttaaattcataaatttttgtTCACAGTACATGTCTTTTTATTATGTCCCGACTGGCCACATATAAAACAATGATTTTTTGTAGGAATATTAACTTTCGCACCCCTCCAATCCATTTCATTCTGAATTCTCGATGGCTTCGGTCGCCCTTTTTTCCTTATTCGGTTCTTGTTTGGAATTAGTGGTAATTCATAATCTGCAGGCCAATAGTCTGAATTACCTAATGGACTGAACATGTCTTCGTAACATTTAATTGACCTTTCAAGAGTGTAGTAGCTATCAACGAATTGCTCATAATCCACAGACCTCGACATGCAGGCTGCAATGGCATGTGAACATGAGATACACATCTCTTGAAATTTTCCGCAAGTACATGTCCATTCTATAAGCTTAACAACTTGTTTTTGACCAGATTTAGAACTTCGAACTTCAACAACCAAATCATCACGATTAAATGTCGTAACACGATGGCCATTTGCTGACTGTGCATTTTTTTGTATGATTTCACCAGTTGACTGGGTGAATCTATAGCCCTCTTGTTGCTGCCGATGAAATTGATGCCTTCTTGTATCGAAGTAATGCGCacattgataaaatattttttcaaccaTTGCTGTAATAGGCAATGCTCGAAAGCCTTTCAACATTCCTTTCACAGACTCAATGGTGTTAGTTGTCATTGATCCATATCGCTTCCCACCATCGTGGGAACGAGTCCACTTCTCCAGAGGTATCTTCACAGCCCATTCAAAGGTCTCGAGATTGAGTTCCTTAATTTTATTCATCGCGTCATAGAATTTTCTCTTTTGGTTATGATTAGCTGTCACGGTAAAAATATATCATTGAAAATGAATAggtatgtaacagcccggaaaccggtacccctctgtagcggctccgacctgctcggcgctaggattcagatcggcttaaggccgccggaacccgtagcaagcctctaaacatcctgaaactctaggtataatcccatacatgatcaacattttcataaaacttaaactttggtctcataaaaacctttaaacttgttttccttacctcagcttgacctatgcatgcaaacatagaacctcataccagatgggtcatcaagcttgctttaaaacatatccgttttgggtcaagggattggaaccctttcttccctcacgggccattcaaaactcataacatttaaaacattttctcaagatcatgcataacaaaaagggatttactaacaccctaggcaaagcacaattctatacatctcatgctacaacatATGGCATAACTTGACTCTATCTCTTTACAACATGCTCTATCCATTCAAATCCTtctacataaggaccatacatcaagtccatctatcatgtccatatatcatcatgtccataactaagctatacaagcagacaaacatacatagcattacataacatatcatctctttagcaacttccTTACATAACGTTCACtatatccataaacatatacatacaagcatctcttatacataacaaaacacagctaagctattacaaccaaacatggcaacccatgcttgaacctcttctttccccatagcttggaacaattggtactcactctcaccagactattcccttaaagtgggaggtcaagggttcgagcagtgggggaggcgacctaattcccagaggaaggaattgggccaaatccacttgggaagAACGGGTTAGAGTCCCGCgaaccaaggggacaaatcctgcctggaacccgtgagggtgaagggatgttaagagctgctcacagtggctgggcccagaggaaggtcacgggctgtgagcggtaacagggccggtcgaaaggggccgggctgttacaaggtagaatacaataaaatttaaaatttaaaattagaccACGCAGATAAAGTTTTACCAGCCTTTCGCAAATATTCCTTCATTGTTGCATTCTTAAATTTTGTGTTGTAATTGCTCAAAATGTGCCGTATGCAGTATCGATGGTGTCCACTTGGTGGTTGCCACCAATCTTGTTCCatagctttcttaattccaatGTGACGATCAGAAATGACACATAAATCTTCGCGTTCTATGACATAAGCTCTCAAACAAGACATGAACCATCCCCAATTATCTGAATCCTCCTTCTCGACAATAGCAAAAGCTAATGGAAATATCTGATTATTTCCATCAAGCCCTGTTGCACACAATATACACCCACTATATTTACCGTATAGGAATGTCCCGTCAACAAAAATCACTGGTCGACAATGCTTGAATCCTTCAATAGATTGacgataagcccaaaacatacgATAAAATACACGAGAAATACGATCCAAACGATCATTTAAGTAATGGGGATCATCTTCAATTACGAAGATCGAACCATGATTGAAGTGGCACACTGCATTCATGTATTTACAGAGCCTTCCATATGATTCATCTCATCCGCAAAAAATTTTCCTAATTGCAAATTGTTTTGCCTTCCACGTTTTGGAATATGATGGTTCATATCCAATTTTATCTCTAACTTCTGCCTGaagtgtttttattttaatttgtggTTGTTCTTCTATCATAGGCAAAATAAATTGACATAGAAATTTATTATCCAATTGAGGATGGTCTTTTTCAACCATTGGATTTGAACAAGTATGCGGTCCATTATACGATACAATTTTCCAAACCTCAGATCCCTCCTTCATTGAAGCACGCAAATGCCATTTACAGTTATGTTTTTTATTCTTGCATATAATGCTATATGTTTTTCTCTTTGTCTCGTCAGAACAAAACTGATGATGTCTACGCAAATGATATTCCTTTGCTGCTGCCATGACAGCATCTCTGCTTGGAAAAATCATCCCAACAGAAAACTCCATAGTCGGACTCCAAAACATATCAGTTGGTGGCTTTGCATAAGGGTCTACACGCATTAATTCAAAATCTATTTCTGAAAATGGCGGTGGATGCACTAGTGACAAAATAGGATTAGTAAACTGAGCAACAACATTATCATCACTTGATAATAATTCGTCGTCCTCAATCCAACCACTTTCGTACTCGTCAATGTCAGAATCAGATAATCTCTCTAAATCAACATATTCATCAACTTCATCCACAACTTCATTAACAATCATCGTTCTTGGATCAGTATTAGAGGGACCAGCACAATCATCGTTCTGATTTCTATGAATATCTCTAACGACATCGACGTAAAAAACTATGTTGTCAGACCCTAATGTACTGACGTAATCGAACATCATCTCTACATCGTCATCGTTCAGCAGCTTATGTAGTTCAAATTTGTAATCGTTACCACTAATAATTGGTTTCCTATATTCAATCTTGCATATGAATTGGTTGTGGTCTAACAAATTTGTAGAACGAACTATTTTCATAAAAAGATCCTCATAATTCAACCTTTGTTTCATACGAAAAAAATTGTGCTGGCCACCAACATAGTCGTAACCTAATTCGGTTCTAATAACATTACCATCCCAGTGTACAATTCCATAAGTCGGAAAACTCATTTTTGTCAAATCTATCATACACATTTCAAACAAAACAAAGAgtaattaagtatttaattaaCACTAAAATATAAGTGCAATATATTTAAGTGCAATATAATTACTCGTACCTGTTTGTTTTGAATAATTCGATCTTATGGCCTGACAATGAAGATTGTACCCCAAACTGCAATATCAAcagttaaatttattatatatttataaaaatttgatcTTATAATTTtgctatatatttataaaaattcgattttgataaatattttattttttttattatgtaatcAAATTAATTCATAAATGACATAACTTGACACaaaataaagattaatttaaaaattttaaaacaataattaaaattttattttacttataattcttataattttactgccattaaaaagaatatatatattatttatatttatttattaatagttgttaatataatatatttttgtgaaacagttattgtataaaaaataatttatattttacatatataaataaaataaaatataaatactatgTAAAGTTCAATTTTCTGAAAAAATAAGGATAATTGTATcctaaattttcttaaatttttaatgtaCGCATCATTTTtagacattttattttaatttattatttaaaactcttcaaattttaattaaatttatattacaaATTTTTTACCCAGCAGATTTGTAAATAAAcacaaattagaaaaaaaaaaatttctattatttattttatattttattctaagacatattttatctttcatgttttcctttCCCTCATAGAGATATATaatcatattttataatatacaaaaaaattaaataaccttAAATTATTGAAGCAacctaagaaaaaaaaaataaaatatgaagataagtctaattttttctaatcaatggTTCTTATgtattaattaagaaattaaaactaacatcaattgaaataaatatattatataataaaaaatggtGCAtactaataattatattatactatataaagtattaaataaacatattaaataatataactaACCTTTAcaatttctttaaaattgaAAGGAGGGTGTGTTGAAAATGGGAATTAAAATTGTTACTTTAGTACAGTAGAGGAGAGtaaatgtgaggagagtttgtGAGGAGGGTTTGTGAGGGGGTGAGGGGGAGAGTAAATGACGTGAGGAAGGAGGATGTATAAATGGAAACCTGGCGCCAATTAAAGCGGCACCAGGTTTCTCGGGACTGCATCCTGGCGCCACTTTAGGATGGTTTTGTAGCCGTCTCGAGGCGTCCAGTGTTGTACGCCTCGGGACAGCATTctggcgccactttaagtggcgccaggaCTTTTCTCTTCACGCCTCGGGACTTTTCTCTTCACGTCCCAGTGCACCAGTTCGGCCCTCTCTTCATGGCAGAGAATCTCTGCTATGAAGAGACGAACTGTTCGTGGCAGAGAATCTTTGCCATGAACAGTTCGTGGCGCCAGTTTAAGTGGCGCCACGAACTCTTCTCTCCATGAAGAGAAGTCTCTTCATGGCAGAGATTCTCTGCCATGAAGAGAGTTCATAGCAAAGAATCTCTGCCATGAACAGTTCGTGGCGCTATTTTAAGTGGCGCCACGAACTCTGCCAGGACGTTCATGCATggccaactttttttttttttttttgctttcaaattaattaataaatgacaaattttcaaattataattctttatttatttattggtcTTATAATTAATAAACTCTGCCAGGACGTTCATGCATGgccaactttttttttattttttgctttcaaattaattaataaatgataaattttcaaattataattctttatttatttattggtcTTATAGTTATTGTGATTATAAtacttcaaataaaaattttaaaatgagtcaaaaaattaattattattaattataaaaattaattaattttttttctcattaattatataatgtACCTTATAATTTACTACAATgtaattcttttattaaaagtttaatattttacatATGTGAAAAGTATAATTTCtaatatactttaatttttcaatgcatttataattaattacaattaaattaaatatatttttttaaattttaaactttattatttaaGAACAATTACTtccatattatattatatactttTCATTATAAAGGCAGTTTTTAAGTTATTATCCAAtcaaattttaacaaaaaaaattttgaataaaaatattaacattaaATATATGTAACATAAcaaaatatacattttaaaataaaaaagataatataaatttaaaatactaactcattacatatattttcatttttctatttatttttacattttccAAATTTGCGACCTTCGCTTGAACGTTTAGCGGATTTAAATGTTCTTCCCCTTCTTTATTCCAAATAGTCATACAGATTCACTTTATAACTGGTACGTTCACCTCCTCCTGAAATTAATAAGTGAAtataaagttaaaaatatacattacattaaatattaaatttaactaaatacgtACCTCTTAATCTTCTATTCTCTTTTACAGAATTCTTTTTGCGAAATAGGAAGACTGTATTGCAGACGCATCCAAGGTTCATAATCCAATTTTTCATAAACacgaaaataataattaactatatcagaataatttttaatttcgggttttgaccaaataaaatttaaaattttaaaataacataaCGGAACTGTTTCGATCAAAACATTAATCATTTCTatattctaaatattataacCAGAGCAAATTATTTCTtgcaaataataattaaaccataaaatatgttgaaaaaaattattttcagaatctactcttaatttatatatttctctCCACATTTTTTTCACTCTATTTTTAGCTAATTTATCTCGTAAAACTTTTAGAACAACATAAATATAAGCCATAAGCTACttaaaacagaaaaaaataaaaataaaaaagtgtgcaaataaattatcaaaaaataaataaataaaaggagaGGGAAAATATGAGAAAGAACAGAAGAAAATCAAGACTCGTGGTGGAGGGTTATTAAGTCAAAGGATAGGTAAATATGAAGAAGAGTAAAATGGTGGATATGAAGTCTTGTAAAAGGGAGCAGAAAAATGGTGGTGGAGGGGGGTATTTATGGGGTCGAGGTAGGGGGTTGGCGCCTCTTTAAGAGGCGCCAGGTATGTGTCCCGAGGCGCCAGCCTGACTCTGGCGCTTCTTTAAGAAGCGCTAGCCTGCCTCTGAACACAGACTGGAGCCTCGGGAAGCGTCAGGCGAAACTTCCCGAGGCGCCTGGGTCAGGCTGGCGCTTCTTTAAGAAGCGCCAACCTTACTTGGCGCTTGTGTAAGAAGCGCCAGCCTTACCTGACGCTTGTGTAAGAAGCGCCAGCCTGATCTAGCGCTTCCCGAGGCGCCACGGTCAGGCTTGCGCTTCTTAAACAAGCTCCAGCGTGACCTGGGAAGCGCCGAGCAACGCTTCCCGAGGCGTCAGGCCACGCTGGCGCCCCTCAAAGAGGCGCCAAGACTTAATCTGGCGCCTCTTTGAAAGGCGCCAGGGTCTGGCGCTTCTCAAAGAAGCGCCAGACTCTCTTTTCGCCTGTCACGTGGCAGGCGAACCCCAAATCCGTTAATAAGTTTTCCCCAACCCCAAATCAGCAAATTTTAATTCCCCCGCCCCTAAATTTACAAAAAGCCCAAAAACTGATCCatcatttttcaaaaaaaaaaaaacaaactcaAATCACTTAATCCTAATAGATAAAGTCCATCCATTTTTTTGGTCGGAGATAAAaggatatttattaatatttaccaACAGTACATGCCCAATAAAATACAGAAATATCAATGAGTCTAAAATCCAAAGGAATACATCTTAAAAAAATCTCTAAAGCCCAACAAAAAATCATAGGACCCAACCCTAAAAACCTGCTGAAAAACTTAATCCGAGCATAAGATTCGGTTGAAGATGATAACAGCGTCGTTCCGAAAAGTCCAACCATTGAATAAGGAGGCAATCCTAACAGTAGCGAGTTTTCTCCAACACCATTAGCCAAAAAAACCTTAAAAATCATATTGAAGTTCGAAAAAAAAAACTGCAACAAAAAACTTTTTCATATTGATAGAAAACGAACACTTGAGCAAACAAAACACAAACATAACTATATCAATGGATAAACAGTAAAAATCTGGCACAAAAAGGAGAGAAAACCTTTGCTTAATAACGTCAAGTTCACACTGTGCGAGTCAAGGTAGATTGTTTGCGATCCAACAACACCAGCAAAAGGGAATGAAGATGCATTCTTCGGTAACTTTTTCATGCCTTCCGAACTTCAACTCCACGAACCACTGCCAATCTCCTGTCGCTGAGATTTCACCTTAGAGAAAAGGATCTAGAGTCCTTGCAACGCCTTAAAAATTTGGATCGTGAATAGTATTTCGGCCTAGCAATATCTAGCTTGAGGGCGGCATAGCCCATCCCTCTCCTACGCAAACCTTTCATAAAATGCAGAATCTCATTTGCTACAATTATGTTGTCCATAATAAGCCTGCCACCCACAAAAGCGCtcctcatttatttatttttgtattcttaactaattaatatttttctattgaatttctattttttctcaGTTAAGATATATTTACTAAATCAAACTCCATATTTATCCCCTTGACATTCGACTAAAACTTTAATCTTTcatgtaataaataaataaaaaaaaaactgtaatCTTCCATAATTTGAGAATTAGGAGGAATAAAGATTAATTCTTTGATGgagaaattgaattaaatttagaaGAGGCATTCAAGACTTAAGAACAAGCCCTTTCTTTTAACTCctaaagaaaaaattttctaaCCTCTTCTTGAATCTAAAATTttacaagaatttaatttattttttttataaatttttttgttttaaattaaaaaattcatttcctttctaactttcaaaattttcatttttaaaaaattatttaaatttttttcttacaaaGTAAATCTTATTAAACGGAGATAAAAATTTCTAGAGCGCTTCATCTAGTTTTTATCCCTATCGGTGAAAAATTCTCTCGTCTCCTTCATGAATGACTGtctaaatctttttttttttcttgtttcttttttatGTATATCTGAACATAGATGGTAGAGAATCGACCTTCAGTGATCTATGGTGCGTGGCAGTTTGGGTTTATGGCCAAATTCCAGAGGTAAAGAGGAAGGTAATGGTGCCGATGCTAAATGGCTGACACGAAAATCCTTCCATGACTATACAAATACCAGACTGTCATGGCCCTGTCTCTCTAGTTTCGGACGAGAAAGTCTCCAGTTTCAATGGGTTGCAATGAAGAAATCAATTGCCAGTAATGCGATTGGAAGTGCTCTTGCGGTGACTTTGGCGGTGGGAAGTGGCTTTGTTGGCATCCCCTTCCACTAGTCTAGCTAGTATGGGCTTCACCTGATTAGGTCTGATTTGCTTGAGCAATGTTTAGCGCCGTTGTCTGGAATTGTGCTCTTTAACTCTTTTTGTAATCCATtagcaaatgaaaaaaaaaatacaaagagGAAGAAGACTTGAAAAGAAATCAAGTGCTAAAAAAAATGGGGCCTTGAAAATCTCCACACATACACTTGGAAGTCTGAACCACCGCAGAAGCAAACAAGAATAATACCAGTTTTAATCGACTTGCACTTCCCGATACATATCCTGGGTTGTGATCTGGCTCTCACAATGAGGATCTCACCAGGAACACAAGTACTATTTGTCTTAAATCTTTTTCAAAatccatttaaatttattatttatatggaTTAAATGCCCGAATAATACTAAAAATTTAGTACTACATGTTTGCTAACATTTACAAAGTATAGAAATGTTTTgcttttaattgtattttaaaaatatttacccAACAGTTGGGGTCCTTAAGAGGCATCTGTGATAAGACCTACAAGCGACACTCTCAAGTCTAAAATAACCAAATTCCCATATTAAAACTCTCGATTCTGAAACCAATTTGTGATctaaaatgaaataattcaGAATATCTAACACGTGTGATCCAAAATCAAAACAACAGAGGCCTCAAAGCCAATATATAATATAGAACTTGAAGAGACAGCCAAAGATCCAAAACTTCCAACAAAATCTTAAATAGGTTTTCAAGAAAAGCATTTGTttaggaataaaaaaaaaaaaaagaaatctgcACTACTCAACTCAATGCTTTCTTAATAGCGTCCGATCCCCCAGACTCTGATAACACCATCTGTATAACCACTGAACAAAGTGCTTCCATCTGCACTCCAATTCAAGCTTGTGCAGTAGATGTTCTGCAAAATCAATTCAAAAGTTACAAGACAAGCAATTGCTCTACGATTATCATTCAAGATAGAAAGCCTCGAAGTTTGAAATAACTGAGATGTTCATCATGGTACCATGATGAATTAAAGTTATGGTCAATTAAAAGTTAGGCAGGTAAAATTCCCAACATCTTCATTCAAAtatcaaaagaaaaattttctCACTGTATATCTGACAGCAGCAAGAACACACGTCATGGCTTTCAACTACCCTAGTTCCAAACCAACTGGAATTACCTTGCCCAAGACACATGACTATATCCTTCAACTACTACTGGAATCCATATAATACAATAGTTTTGCATAATTTACATGCAAAACACTTAAACAACATGCACAAAAACTCCAATCACACTTAAGACATAAGCAAACTTGTAAATGGATATTGTTCAGAAAATAAACACTTGAATTGGAGAGAGATGTGTGCAAATTAATCCAAGAAACAAAAACTAAACATAAAAAAAGGCAAAGCCAGATGAACATCCAACACAAAAACAATGTTAACCAAATACTAATTAAGATGCCTCTCAACACCCAGTGTTATAGACTGCTCTCAacataagaaataaataaataaataaataaattagaacACCATGATATAGATTATGTACATTAGTGACTATAGAAACCAAGAGAACTCAAAGCTAAGCCTAGCTTACAAATGCATATGTTTCAAGTCAATATTATCTAAACAATGCTATGAATTTGTCTATTAATTAGACAACAATcgataaaacataattaaataaagaaGCAAACACCCATAAATAATACCTCACCAAGCATATCCAACAATGCCTAACCATATAACAATTAGCCAAACACAACAATATTTTACAATATACTAAAGTAAAAATAAGCAACAATGTAAACAATGCCATGTATTTCTCTATAAGCAGAATGtattaattacataaaaatcaataGAACATAAATAAACAAAGAAGCGAAGCAAACACCCATACAAAAATTTGTTCTTAAAAAAGCTAACCAAACATTCCCAGCAATACCTGACCATATAATAATAATCAACAAAATGAATAAACTATTAGCCAAACACAACAATATTTTACAATatactaaagaaaaattaagcATCAAAACCAATAGAGCTAAAATAAACAATCAGATAAAAGAGCAAAGGGCATATACCTTCTTTTTGGCACTGGTACCAGTAGCGGTACTGCCTTCAGATTTCTCAGCCTCGGCCTTGAGATCGACCTTCAAATCCTCTACAATGCTTTTGCTCTCCAAATCCCAGATCTTAATACTATGTTCTGTGGCTGCGCAAAGCCAATACCTATTGGGACTGAAACACAAAGCATTAATTACTGCACCTGCATCCAAGCTATAAAGTCTCTTCCCCTCTGCCAAATCCCACAGCAGAATGACTCCATCTTTCCCTCCGCTCGCGCACAAGGAACCATCAGGTGACACAGCCACGGTGTTCACATAACCACCATGACCAGCCAAAGTGCACCTAAGCTTACAATTGGTCAAATTCCACACCTTCACAGTTCGGTCCCAGGAAGCAGAAACAATGGTTGGCTGATGCGTACTGGGGCTGAAGCGGACGCAGCTTACCCAATCAGTATGAGCATCACCATCCTGAATTGTATACTTACACTCTCCAAGAGTATTCCAAAGCTTAATCGTACGGTCACGAGATGCTGACACGATCTGACGGTTATCAATTGAGAAAGCAACAGAAAGCACGTCCTTAGTATGCCCAACAAATCGCCGAGCAGAGACACCAGTTGCAAGATCCCAAAGGCGTAGCTCACCGTCCCACGAGC
This Manihot esculenta cultivar AM560-2 chromosome 6, M.esculenta_v8, whole genome shotgun sequence DNA region includes the following protein-coding sequences:
- the LOC110617690 gene encoding guanine nucleotide-binding protein subunit beta-like protein gives rise to the protein MAVEGLVLRGTMRAHTDQVTAIATPIDNSDMIVTSSRDKSIILWHLTKEEKTYGVPRRRLTGHSHFVQDVVLSSDGQFALSGSWDGELRLWDLATGVSARRFVGHTKDVLSVAFSIDNRQIVSASRDRTIKLWNTLGECKYTIQDGDAHTDWVSCVRFSPSTHQPTIVSASWDRTVKVWNLTNCKLRCTLAGHGGYVNTVAVSPDGSLCASGGKDGVILLWDLAEGKRLYSLDAGAVINALCFSPNRYWLCAATEHSIKIWDLESKSIVEDLKVDLKAEAEKSEGSTATGTSAKKKNIYCTSLNWSADGSTLFSGYTDGVIRVWGIGRY